Genomic segment of Triticum aestivum cultivar Chinese Spring chromosome 6A, IWGSC CS RefSeq v2.1, whole genome shotgun sequence:
ATTTTTTGTCATGAAGTTGCTTGAGTCTCTTAGCTTTGGAAGTGAATGTATGCCGCGATTGATCATATTTTGCCCATAACAACTGCAGGTCTGGGAGCTAACGGAGAATGGACAACTTAAAAGCAGCTACTCAGGATTGTGTGCTACATTGAAGTCCAGCAAGGAAGGAGGTATAAGTTACTCCATAACGAGTCACCACAAATTAATCGCTACTTTTATCTAAGTAGCACTCTTGTTTGATGCAACAGAGAGTGAAACTACTGGAGCACGAGCATGGACAGCAACTGGAGACAAAGGTACTTTTACCTAAGCAGCATGCATCTTTGCCAATGCATACATGCCGAATAAGCGTCCCTTTTCTTTGCGCTGATTCTTTGTCTTCCATGGAGCAGGAGAGATCTACCTGGCCTTCTTCAACCTTGACACTGCAAGCAGGAAGATTGCTGTAAGGGTGCCGGATCTAGAGAAGGTTGCAGGGAGAAAGTTGGCAAGGAAACACTTGTGCACCTGCACTGAAGTCTGGAGTGGAAAGAGCCGGAGTCTCATGAAAGGGGACATCTCAGCGGTGGTGAGCTCACATGGCTCCATATTGTTTGAAATCCAGTGTTGAGGTCTCCCTAATGTTCGCCAGTTCATCTTGGAACTTGGAAGCATAGGACGATTGGGTGTAAATTCTCTAGTTGCTGTCAGTCCTTTGTAGAACATACTTCTAATAAAGTAAGCATTTTTAATCGATACTAGCAATGTGTATGTGCAGTGCATGTGTTGACAAAAGTAGACCAATGAAAGCATTAAATTACCTAAAGCACCAGGAAATATAAATTCCAAAACCTCAGAATGCCAAATTCTGAGATGTGTAGGATGAGGGTTTCTTCCAAATACTGATCTAGACATCTAGTCATAACAAACTGTTAATAACATGTGACACTGTTCCTCTGAAGCACAGCCAAGACACTAGTAACAAAAGGTATAGCAAGGCCACTGTTGAAACAAAGATGCTActtcctctgttcacttttataagaccttgaagatatttcagacaatgtgcaaaacagcccattttgagttgtctgaaacgacttacaaaagtgaacagagtGAGTACAGTAATTTTATAACATAGCTATGAAATTTAGAAGAAAACCCTTGCCGAAGCACATACAGAAGAAGGGTATCTTGAAGTTGAATGGAATGAGATGGCTCCAGTACCCTGCGGTTCAGTTGTTTTTGGTGAATGTACATGAGAAAAATATTCCTAAAATTTTAACCTGACATCTAGGATGGTTCGAATTCAAGCAACCAATCACATGGATTGCCTTTTCCTAGGATATcacttttttttgagggaaggccATTCCTAGGATATCACTTGGTACAAGCAACTGGACACATTCTACTGTGAAGCAGTTCAGAACAGATCACCCTATCAAGAAGCTACTCGCGAAAAGCTTAGCTCTGGCTTGCTTGATGTAGCTATTTCTGAACTGCTTTCAGAACCTGCATCTGGCTTGCTTGCAGAGTTTGAATTGGGTAATATCCTGATTTTTTTCTCGGAAGCGCCAACTGCTTCCAAAGTACTTGACACTGGCTTGCTTGAACTAGCCATTTCCGAATTGTTTGCAGAATCACTACTTGACTCTCTTGCAGAGTTTGAGGTTTGTACCCTCCTGGGTTTATTGGCGGAGGTACCAAATGCTTCCAGAGCATCAAGGAAGAACTTTTTATTCGGAACAATACCCTGCTTATTCATTCGCTGGAGCAGCTTCTGGACAAGCATCTTATCGTTTGCCCTGGTGTAGGCCTTGTAAAGCAGCTTATATGTGGAAGCACTGGGCACTACACCTTTCTCAATCGCACTATCCAACAGCCGATCTGCTTCCATAGGCAAGCGGTTCATGCAGTAGGCATCAAGCATGGCATTCAATGAAGATAGGGGAACAGTACTTTGTGAGCTTACGAGCTCATCAAATATCTGCTGGGCCTTTGAGACGCAATCACAATACGCGTACATATTGATGAGACACTCTTGCGTCACATAATTCGGTTTGAATCCCAATTCTCCCATCTTCTCAAGTACAGACTCAGCTTTCTCTCTAAGCCTTGCTTTCCCATAGTTTGTTATCATGGAATTAAACGTCGGGTGGGTAGGTCTCTCCTTGGACCTCAATAAACTCTTGAACACCTGCTCCATCTTGTCGAATGTCTGCTTTCGCCCATACGAATCTATGAGTATGTTGAATGTGATCACATCTGGGCGGCACTGCTTGCTTTTCATCCGCACCAATACAGACTCCATCTCTGTAATCATGCCATTCTTCCCATATCCGTCGATCACTCCATTGTATGTGTAGATATCTGGAGAGACTATGCTTTCATCCAGATCCTTGAAAAGGATGTCCACCTGCTTCGTGTCACTAGCCCGAGCACACGCCCTCAAGAGGATGTTGTACGTCACGATATTCGGCTGGCATCTCTCCATGCCCTTCATCTTGTCAAAATAGCCGAGAGCTTTCACCAAAGCCTTACTCTTGTCCCGCGAATGCAGATGCGCACCGATAAGGGAATTGTACACCGAAGTGTCCGGCTTGCACCCGCTGTTGCGCATCTGAGAGAAGAGCCACATGGCCATCCGTATCTGCCCCTTCCTTCCCATCACAGATATCAGCTTGGAATAGATGCCGTTGTCTGCGACGTACCACCGCTGCTTCTGCATCCACCTGAAAATCTAGCAGAGCACGAAGCATTAGAGAGGATGGGCAGAATTTTCTACAACAAACATCAGTTTCATAAATCATGAAATGTTTAGCCCACAAGGACATCTGAAATCATATCTAGTAGAATTTTATACCTATCCCAATTCATCATATCTAGAATTTTTCAGACCAACATATTTTCAGGGTACGCTATCCAAGTGAGAGTCATGACAATGGCTCTAACTCGTGAAAAATGGATGGTCTAGTGATCCTGATTGAGTTGGGCACAGGGGTACGGTATGGTGGCTCACCTCGAGGCACTGGACCCAGCCGTCGCGGCGGCCGAGCTCCTCGAAGAGGAGGAAGCAGTGCTCGGTGCGGACCACCTTGACGTGGCGGTCCAGCACGGACACCAGCCGGTCCTTGCCGCCGTCGGTCTTGCGCAGGAAGAACCGCACCAGCTCCGCGGCCTCGGCGGCCGGGTCGGCCTCCGCCTCCCCggcgcccgcccgccgccgcttgcCCCTGGCCGGCGCACCCGCGGGTGCGGCCGCCACCGCGACGCGGCGCGGGGAAGCGGCGGCCGGGTGGCGCTGCGGCCACGGCGGGGCCGACGTGCTTGGGTAGGCGAGCATCTGGGCGGTGCGGGAGTTAATGGCGGATGGGTTTCTGGAGTAGCATTGGAGCGCGGGGAATGGCGAGGGCGAGCTCGGAGAATTCGCAGCGGCCGGGAGGGAGAGGTTCTGGGTTCTGGATAGGGAAGGAGGGGATTAGGGGGTTTTGGACGGCTGGGATTGTTTGGTTTGGGGGATGGACGGTGGATTTTGTGTGGGATTAATGGAGGCGTGAATTAATAAAAAAGAAACCGGATTAGGAACGGGGGATATTGAACCCGACGTGAATCGAACACGCAACCTTCTGATCTGGAGTCAGACGCGCTACCATTGCGCCACGGATCCGGTGTGCTGTTACTCACTAATTAAGCTATATCATAGTACGGACCTGCGAATCAGTATTACCCTTGACTCACTGCTTATCTACTAAGTTCTTATTCAAAGAAAATAGAGGTGTTTCCCTCATTACATTTCACTGAAATGCATAAATTATCCACAAAGGCACGACCAGAGTAGCTGATCAGAAAGGATTCTTGCTTATTAGTTATTACCATCCGAATTGAAAAAGGCGACACAAGCACAAAACGCTACGACCCTAAGTGAGAAGCTAGATCGATTTCCATGTTGGAACCAATTTGTGTGGACCAAGGGCAAATGGTGTCGTTATTCGTCAGTTGCATCCAGCGGGAAGATAAATCCCAAGTGATCATTTGGAGTTCCCTCCCGATGATTATTTAGGAGATGTAAACACCGCAAAATTAATGCTGGTTGAGCATCTTCACGTTGAGATATTCCATATGGAGTTCCCTCCTGACGATTATTTAAAAAGTCTATTTCGTAAGGTCTAAACATCAACAAAACTAAAAAGACTGCAGACATCCATTTTCTTCCTTTGCAACCAATCAGACAAGCATGTTGGCATATCCAAAGTATAGATTAGAAAGGATTTATGGGACAATCTTGGCAACAAATTCAATTAAGAGGTATTGCACATTCTACATTTCCTTCCAAAATAAGCAAGTCATATCATCTCCTGGTTGTCGTTTAGCAAGATTATAACGGGTTAGAATTTTTGTTGGAGGGAATCAATCTATCACTAACATGAGAGATCTGGCAG
This window contains:
- the LOC123128355 gene encoding pentatricopeptide repeat-containing protein PPR5 homolog, chloroplastic encodes the protein MLAYPSTSAPPWPQRHPAAASPRRVAVAAAPAGAPARGKRRRAGAGEAEADPAAEAAELVRFFLRKTDGGKDRLVSVLDRHVKVVRTEHCFLLFEELGRRDGWVQCLEIFRWMQKQRWYVADNGIYSKLISVMGRKGQIRMAMWLFSQMRNSGCKPDTSVYNSLIGAHLHSRDKSKALVKALGYFDKMKGMERCQPNIVTYNILLRACARASDTKQVDILFKDLDESIVSPDIYTYNGVIDGYGKNGMITEMESVLVRMKSKQCRPDVITFNILIDSYGRKQTFDKMEQVFKSLLRSKERPTHPTFNSMITNYGKARLREKAESVLEKMGELGFKPNYVTQECLINMYAYCDCVSKAQQIFDELVSSQSTVPLSSLNAMLDAYCMNRLPMEADRLLDSAIEKGVVPSASTYKLLYKAYTRANDKMLVQKLLQRMNKQGIVPNKKFFLDALEAFGTSANKPRRVQTSNSARESSSDSANNSEMASSSKPVSSTLEAVGASEKKIRILPNSNSASKPDAGSESSSEIATSSKPELSFSRVAS